Proteins encoded within one genomic window of Streptomyces kaniharaensis:
- the rfbB gene encoding dTDP-glucose 4,6-dehydratase, whose translation MSLKNILVTGGAGFIGANFVRYTAAHRPEYRIRVLDALTYAGNKDNLAGLDEVDLVVGDICDRELVDRLVTEADVVAHFAAESHVDNSLHDPEPFVRTNVHGTFSLLEAVRQHGKRLHHISTDEVFGDLPVDSTDLFTEDSPHNPSSPYSATKSGSDMLVRAWARSYGVQATISNCANNYGPYQHPEKFIPRQVTNLLTGARPRLYGDGTNVREWTHVDDHNAGVHAIIDRGTPGETYLIGSGDERSNREIVQLILELLGHPADAYDHVADRPGHDLRYANDSSKLRALGWAPVYGDFRQGLADTIAWYQDNQPWWQAQKTTTETKYTEIGR comes from the coding sequence ATGAGCCTGAAGAACATCCTCGTCACCGGCGGAGCCGGCTTCATCGGCGCCAACTTCGTCCGCTACACCGCCGCCCACCGCCCCGAGTACCGCATCCGGGTTCTGGACGCGCTCACCTACGCGGGCAACAAGGACAACCTCGCTGGCCTCGACGAGGTCGACCTGGTCGTCGGGGACATCTGCGACCGCGAACTCGTCGACCGGCTCGTCACCGAAGCCGACGTGGTGGCGCACTTCGCCGCCGAGTCCCACGTCGACAACTCCCTGCACGACCCCGAACCGTTCGTCCGCACCAACGTCCACGGCACCTTCAGCCTCCTGGAGGCCGTCCGCCAACACGGCAAGCGCCTGCACCACATCTCCACCGATGAGGTCTTCGGCGACCTGCCCGTCGACAGCACCGACCTGTTCACCGAGGACAGCCCGCACAACCCCTCCAGCCCCTACTCCGCCACCAAATCCGGCTCCGACATGCTGGTCCGCGCCTGGGCCCGCTCCTACGGCGTCCAGGCCACCATCTCCAACTGCGCCAACAACTACGGCCCGTACCAGCACCCCGAGAAGTTCATCCCCCGCCAGGTCACCAACCTCCTCACCGGCGCCCGCCCCCGCCTGTACGGCGACGGCACCAACGTCCGCGAGTGGACCCACGTCGACGACCATAACGCTGGCGTCCACGCGATCATCGACCGCGGCACCCCCGGCGAGACCTACCTCATCGGCTCCGGCGACGAGCGCTCCAACCGGGAGATCGTCCAGCTCATCCTTGAACTCCTCGGCCACCCTGCCGACGCCTACGACCACGTCGCCGACCGCCCCGGCCACGACCTGCGCTACGCCAACGACAGCTCCAAGCTCCGCGCCCTGGGCTGGGCCCCGGTCTACGGCGACTTCCGCCAGGGCCTCGCCGACACCATCGCCTGGTACCAGGACAACCAGCCCTGGTGGCAGGCCCAGAAGACCACCACCGAGACCAAGTACACCGAGATCGGACGCTGA